One part of the [Pantoea] beijingensis genome encodes these proteins:
- a CDS encoding MurR/RpiR family transcriptional regulator, producing MNMLEKMQSHLEHLSKSERKVAEAILNSPQTAIHCSIALLARTADVSEPTVNRFCHRLGTKGFPDFKLVLAQSLAKGTPYVSRNIDEGDDIASCTSKIFESAMAGLNHVRQHLDMNAVNGAVEMLIQAKKLAFFGLGASAAVAHDGMNKFFRFNVPVIYSDDIVMQRMSCINSSAGDVVVLISHTGRTKNLVELAQLARENNAQVLAITSPGSPLALQASLALTVDVPEDTDIYMPMVSRLAQLTVIDALATGFTLRQGPKFRDNLQRVKEALKESRFNKDVIIPFP from the coding sequence ATGAACATGCTGGAAAAAATGCAGTCCCACCTTGAACATCTCAGTAAATCTGAACGTAAGGTCGCTGAAGCCATACTCAACTCACCTCAAACTGCTATCCATTGCAGCATTGCCCTTCTGGCACGCACCGCAGATGTTAGTGAACCGACCGTCAATCGCTTTTGCCATCGGCTGGGAACAAAAGGATTCCCTGATTTCAAATTGGTGCTGGCGCAAAGTCTCGCTAAAGGAACGCCTTATGTTAGCCGTAATATAGATGAAGGCGACGACATTGCCTCCTGTACCAGCAAAATTTTTGAATCGGCAATGGCCGGTCTCAACCACGTTCGTCAGCATCTGGATATGAACGCTGTCAACGGCGCTGTTGAGATGTTAATTCAGGCAAAAAAGCTGGCTTTTTTTGGCTTAGGTGCCTCGGCGGCAGTGGCACACGATGGCATGAATAAATTTTTTCGCTTTAATGTGCCAGTCATCTATTCCGATGATATTGTGATGCAGCGAATGAGCTGCATCAATAGCTCAGCTGGTGACGTCGTGGTGCTTATTTCTCATACGGGGCGAACAAAAAACCTCGTGGAACTGGCACAGCTGGCGCGTGAGAATAATGCGCAAGTATTGGCAATCACCTCACCCGGTTCGCCTCTGGCACTGCAGGCATCGCTGGCGTTGACTGTCGATGTTCCAGAGGATACTGATATCTATATGCCTATGGTTTCGCGACTGGCGCAATTAACCGTAATTGATGCTCTGGCGACCGGCTTTACCCTGCGCCAGGGCCCAAAATTTCGGGATAACCTGCAGCGTGTCAAAGAAGCGTTGAAAGAGTCGCGTTTTAATAAGGATGTCATCATTCCTTTTCCATGA